In the Acidobacteriota bacterium genome, one interval contains:
- a CDS encoding carboxypeptidase-like regulatory domain-containing protein produces MKKLFYILTLISIFSLTAFAQQKGTLKGKLEDEKGKPIVGAEVRVMSSRTRKVQETATDKDGNYVFELDADSYTLSFDAEGRQGGTLRVMQQVEEGKETKVKTYQLPKARRTSLLRGSVFDEQGFSLQGVRLKLQRIRNDEEARENKKIDSVKMEYISNSRGEFAFRLPPVRARYQVTAILSGYKPQTKTVDVGEDESVPLAFTLEPVKE; encoded by the coding sequence ATGAAAAAGCTATTTTATATTTTAACGTTGATTTCGATATTTTCACTCACCGCATTTGCGCAGCAAAAAGGCACTCTCAAAGGCAAACTCGAAGACGAAAAAGGCAAACCGATTGTCGGCGCAGAGGTGCGCGTGATGAGCAGCCGCACACGCAAAGTGCAAGAGACCGCGACCGACAAGGATGGCAACTATGTTTTTGAGTTGGACGCCGATTCTTACACTTTGAGTTTTGATGCCGAAGGACGACAAGGCGGCACGCTTCGCGTGATGCAGCAGGTCGAAGAGGGCAAAGAAACCAAAGTGAAAACTTATCAATTGCCGAAAGCCCGTCGGACATCTTTATTGCGCGGGTCGGTATTTGATGAGCAGGGCTTTTCGCTGCAAGGCGTGCGCTTGAAATTGCAGCGCATTCGTAATGATGAAGAAGCCAGGGAGAATAAAAAAATCGATTCGGTGAAAATGGAATATATTTCCAACAGTCGCGGCGAATTCGCTTTTCGTCTGCCGCCGGTTCGCGCGCGCTATCAGGTGACGGCGATTCTGAGCGGCTACAAACCACAAACCAAAACCGTGGATGTCGGTGAAGATGAATCCGTGCCGCTCGCGTTTACTC
- the rsmD gene encoding 16S rRNA (guanine(966)-N(2))-methyltransferase RsmD, translated as MTNETGKTRKTRKTSRLILLFRFNKSQPLAYDAKVRIISGIHRGRKLKTVAGQEVRPTSDRLRETLFNILAPDIRDAQVLDICAGSGAIAIEALSRGAASITLIDQSRRACQIIQENLRALGINDEARVLNRDALAAIKQLETENQAFDIVYFDPPYASPLYAQVMNQLGASSIIHPHSIVIVEHHTKTPIEKEYGKLKIYRELKQGESALGFYSVAGNR; from the coding sequence TTGACTAATGAGACTGGCAAGACTCGCAAAACTCGCAAGACTTCCCGGTTGATTTTGCTTTTTCGCTTCAACAAAAGTCAACCGCTGGCTTATGATGCGAAGGTGCGAATCATCAGCGGCATCCATCGCGGCAGAAAATTAAAAACCGTTGCGGGACAAGAGGTACGCCCGACCTCTGACCGATTGCGCGAAACCCTGTTCAACATTCTCGCGCCTGATATTCGCGACGCCCAGGTTTTAGACATCTGCGCCGGGTCTGGAGCCATTGCTATTGAAGCATTAAGTCGCGGCGCTGCAAGTATCACCTTGATTGACCAGTCGCGCCGCGCCTGTCAAATTATTCAAGAGAATCTGCGCGCGCTTGGCATCAACGACGAAGCCCGCGTTTTAAACCGCGATGCGCTTGCCGCCATCAAACAACTCGAAACCGAAAATCAGGCATTCGATATTGTTTATTTCGACCCGCCTTATGCGTCACCGCTTTATGCGCAAGTGATGAATCAACTCGGCGCGAGTTCAATCATTCACCCGCATTCAATCGTCATTGTTGAACACCACACCAAAACGCCGATTGAAAAGGAGTACGGCAAATTAAAAATTTACCGCGAACTCAAACAGGGCGAATCGGCGCTAGGGTTTTATTCGGTAGCCGGTAATCGGTAG
- a CDS encoding type II toxin-antitoxin system HicA family toxin codes for MNRADLIRHLEAHGCLFVREGGKHTIYKNPANGAYSTVPRHKEIKNHLANKICDDLGIPRP; via the coding sequence ATGAACCGCGCAGATTTGATTCGTCATCTGGAAGCGCATGGATGTCTGTTTGTACGCGAAGGCGGCAAGCATACCATCTATAAAAATCCTGCGAACGGGGCGTATTCAACGGTGCCCAGACATAAAGAAATTAAAAACCATCTCGCGAATAAAATTTGCGATGATTTGGGAATTCCCAGACCCTGA
- a CDS encoding type II toxin-antitoxin system HicB family antitoxin — protein MTEITFTAIYAEAEEGGYIGYIAELPGANTQGETLEETRENLLEAMQLILEANRQAAEQKLPANARIVRESLILHAA, from the coding sequence ATGACAGAAATCACGTTTACGGCGATTTACGCAGAAGCGGAAGAAGGCGGTTACATTGGCTATATTGCAGAGTTGCCGGGAGCCAATACGCAGGGTGAAACTCTGGAAGAGACCAGAGAAAATTTGCTTGAAGCGATGCAATTAATCCTTGAAGCAAATCGCCAAGCTGCCGAGCAAAAGCTCCCTGCTAATGCCAGGATTGTGCGCGAAAGTTTGATATTGCATGCCGCATGA
- a CDS encoding M14 family metallopeptidase yields MKHLPVSADSNLPIEVSAFMSKRLLSTLILLLILALAAAAQSIPQPREVLGFEVAEDRKLADWGQVTDYFKKLDAASARVELRELGQTTLKRPFLVAFISSEANIKNLGRIQENQRKLADPRLITSNAERQRLISETPAIVAITCSIHSTEVVATQMSMELAYRLASEQSKATREILDNVLLLLVPSVNPDGIDIVNHWYHKTLGTKYEGTSPPELYHHFTGHDNNRDWFMLTQVETQMLSKLFWTEWFPELVYDVHQQGSNGSRMCVPPFFDPHNPNIDPLIVRQTGTIGMRMATRLQAAGFKGIVTNSTYDMWWHGGLRSAPYYHNAIGILTEAASVRLGTPIEIRREQLRSPTRGLPNPLVTATNFPEAWEGGWWRMRDIANMELITTRAALEEAALHREELIGNFVGIAERAIEAGKAQSPYAYVIPAEQHDKPTANQMIDILLKQGVEVHRAKNEFEIDGKKYGAGSYVVMLAQPYRANVKCLFEAQKYPDRRLYPGGPAEPPYDVAGWTLPMQMGVNYVEASKRFDADLQKIGEDDLLEMIAPVNPADKQAVVKGRSKGIYIPSTSNGAYVLVNAMFDVALSLSSIPHNKILNWRLKKETIIDGKTYPLGSFVFNPLTSTVSQQPKNNKKSPQPNPQATLDMNSIAEPIARPRLALYKSWTGSMDEGWTRFVLEQFHFDYKSLFDAEIRGGNLRDKFDVIILPDMSAAQIINGNRKGSLPDEYTGGIGEEGVAALKAFVEAGGVLICFDSSSELAMQKFNLPVKNALAGLASDQFYAPGSIFRAVIDTTHPIAWGMPAEADVYFTASRRGGFGDDAQPDANRNPQATPQEPERPRAPQVRALAFEITDPTKVRVVARYVDGNPLRSGWLLGPQYIAGKNALVDVSLGKGRVVLFGFRPQHRGQTWGTFKLIFNSILLGGMKN; encoded by the coding sequence ATGAAGCATTTGCCGGTTTCAGCCGACTCCAATTTGCCAATCGAGGTGTCTGCATTTATGAGCAAACGTTTATTATCTACGTTGATTTTACTACTGATTCTTGCGCTTGCGGCAGCCGCGCAATCCATACCGCAACCGCGTGAAGTTCTGGGCTTTGAAGTTGCCGAAGACCGCAAACTCGCGGACTGGGGGCAGGTCACCGACTATTTCAAAAAACTCGATGCCGCGTCCGCTCGCGTCGAACTTCGCGAGCTTGGACAGACGACATTGAAACGCCCGTTTCTGGTGGCGTTCATTTCATCCGAAGCCAATATCAAAAACCTGGGGCGCATTCAGGAAAATCAACGCAAACTCGCAGACCCGCGCTTGATAACAAGCAATGCTGAACGCCAACGCTTAATCAGCGAAACGCCCGCGATTGTCGCCATCACCTGTTCGATTCATTCAACCGAAGTGGTCGCTACACAAATGTCAATGGAACTCGCTTACCGCCTGGCAAGCGAGCAGTCGAAAGCCACACGCGAGATTTTGGATAACGTGTTGTTGTTGCTGGTCCCTTCGGTTAATCCCGATGGCATAGACATTGTCAATCACTGGTATCACAAAACCCTCGGCACCAAATACGAAGGCACCAGCCCGCCTGAGCTTTATCATCACTTCACCGGCCACGATAACAACCGCGACTGGTTTATGCTGACGCAGGTTGAGACGCAGATGCTCTCGAAACTTTTTTGGACAGAGTGGTTTCCCGAACTTGTCTATGATGTGCATCAACAAGGCTCGAATGGTTCGCGTATGTGCGTGCCGCCGTTTTTTGACCCGCATAATCCCAACATCGACCCGCTGATTGTCCGTCAGACCGGGACCATCGGCATGCGCATGGCGACCCGTTTACAAGCCGCAGGCTTTAAGGGCATCGTCACCAATTCGACTTATGATATGTGGTGGCACGGCGGCTTGCGCTCAGCGCCTTATTATCACAATGCGATTGGCATCTTGACGGAAGCGGCATCGGTAAGACTTGGAACGCCGATTGAGATTCGACGCGAACAACTGCGTTCGCCGACGCGAGGCTTGCCAAACCCCTTGGTGACGGCGACGAATTTTCCCGAAGCGTGGGAAGGCGGCTGGTGGCGTATGCGTGACATCGCCAATATGGAACTCATCACCACCCGCGCGGCTTTGGAAGAAGCCGCGCTGCATCGCGAAGAGTTAATCGGCAATTTCGTCGGTATTGCCGAACGCGCCATCGAAGCGGGCAAGGCGCAGTCGCCTTATGCCTATGTGATTCCGGCTGAACAACACGACAAACCGACTGCTAATCAAATGATTGATATTTTGCTCAAGCAAGGCGTCGAAGTGCATCGCGCCAAAAACGAATTTGAAATTGATGGCAAAAAATATGGCGCGGGCAGTTACGTGGTGATGCTCGCGCAACCCTATCGCGCTAACGTGAAATGTTTATTTGAAGCGCAGAAATATCCCGATAGAAGACTCTATCCCGGAGGTCCCGCCGAACCGCCTTACGATGTCGCAGGTTGGACTTTGCCCATGCAAATGGGTGTGAATTATGTTGAAGCAAGCAAGCGATTCGATGCAGATTTGCAGAAGATTGGTGAAGATGATTTGTTAGAAATGATTGCTCCAGTGAACCCTGCTGACAAACAAGCTGTTGTGAAAGGCAGGTCAAAAGGAATTTATATTCCTTCAACTTCCAACGGTGCGTATGTTCTGGTAAATGCTATGTTCGATGTTGCGCTTTCATTATCATCGATACCGCACAATAAAATCTTGAATTGGCGGCTCAAGAAAGAAACCATCATTGATGGGAAAACTTACCCCCTTGGTTCATTTGTTTTTAATCCGTTAACTTCAACTGTAAGTCAGCAACCAAAAAATAATAAAAAGTCTCCTCAGCCCAACCCACAAGCCACATTAGATATGAATTCAATTGCAGAACCAATAGCTCGTCCGCGTCTTGCGCTCTATAAATCGTGGACGGGTTCGATGGATGAAGGCTGGACGCGCTTCGTGCTTGAACAATTCCACTTCGATTACAAGAGCCTCTTTGATGCCGAGATTCGCGGCGGAAATCTCCGCGACAAATTCGATGTCATCATCCTGCCCGATATGAGCGCCGCGCAAATCATCAACGGCAATCGCAAAGGGTCACTACCGGACGAATACACCGGCGGCATCGGCGAAGAAGGCGTCGCTGCACTCAAAGCCTTTGTTGAAGCGGGTGGCGTGCTCATCTGTTTCGATTCCTCTTCGGAACTCGCCATGCAGAAATTCAATTTGCCGGTGAAAAACGCCCTCGCGGGACTTGCAAGCGATCAGTTCTATGCCCCCGGTTCTATCTTTCGCGCCGTGATTGATACGACGCACCCCATCGCCTGGGGAATGCCTGCGGAAGCCGATGTCTATTTCACTGCATCAAGGCGCGGCGGTTTTGGCGATGACGCGCAACCCGATGCCAACCGCAATCCGCAAGCCACCCCGCAGGAACCCGAACGCCCGCGCGCCCCGCAAGTCCGCGCCCTGGCGTTTGAGATAACCGACCCGACGAAAGTTCGTGTTGTTGCCCGTTATGTTGACGGCAACCCACTGCGTTCGGGCTGGCTGCTTGGCCCGCAATACATTGCCGGTAAAAACGCCCTCGTCGATGTGAGCTTAGGCAAAGGTCGCGTCGTGTTATTCGGTTTTCGCCCGCAACATCGCGGACAGACCTGGGGCACCTTTAAATTGATTTTCAATTCAATACTGCTTGGCGGAATGAAGAATTGA
- a CDS encoding winged helix-turn-helix domain-containing protein — MATMSKLKQQIYEFDNFRLDVARRQLLRDGEFVQLSSKAFDLLFVLVESGGQLVTKEELYGRVWANQVVEESNLTVQMSALRKALGERRDHPRYIMTVPGHGYRFLGEVFSPGEDADVLIETETVSRLVIEKAEESEPSYQAVASLPLDESDLKIVKPGLTFVTPAETRRLSKEEEFAADTKGRIVTAATVKAVSEAGAKGLRQPHTLLLWSGGFILALILVSGLVFWRFNLQRLNQDRPTVVPFAEVQIKQLTTKGQVRWAVLSPDRKFYAYTLSERGEYKESLWLGQTDGSHDILLRSPDEVTYSGLAFSPDGRTLYFTLTGKEASQNGLFKMLVLGGVAEKLSSEVSDYFALSPDGNQLAFFRTHKETNVSTLIIVNADGTGVRELLTRPPDKPFSPGRVAWSPDGSLLAVVAISDSLKESREIFTVRVTDGHLEQLTALEWVAMSNLVWLRDGRGLIIVATDKGEARRHLWRVDYPGGKAQRLSRDTDSYGSSLSISADGDSLTAVQIRQESNIWIAPADNLSQARQLTFSSINGIMGWYGLDWLPGNRLVFTAGIDRTLAIYSMETDGSNIKQLTSAGFHDQRPRVTADGRFIIFQSNRSGSNEIWRARVDGGDLKQLTTGGGNSAPHPTPDSRWVVYSSTRDGKSFIFRVPVEGGEPVRVTDKESSYPRVSHDGKLIACGYRAEAGAAEQLALVKIEDGTLVKLFAVPRSARFADGIRWMPDGEAVCYRDLVNGIWRQAIKGGAPQRLTGLPEEEAFPYEWSRDGKYFAFTRGRLISDAVLIKDFK, encoded by the coding sequence GTTCAACTTTCCTCGAAAGCCTTTGACCTGTTGTTCGTGCTGGTCGAAAGTGGCGGGCAGTTGGTCACGAAGGAAGAACTCTACGGTCGTGTGTGGGCGAATCAAGTGGTCGAAGAGTCGAATCTGACGGTGCAGATGTCGGCGCTTCGTAAAGCCCTCGGCGAACGCCGCGACCATCCGCGCTACATTATGACGGTTCCCGGTCACGGGTATCGTTTCCTCGGCGAGGTGTTCAGTCCGGGCGAAGACGCGGATGTTTTAATAGAAACCGAAACCGTCTCGCGCCTGGTTATCGAAAAAGCTGAAGAGAGCGAGCCTTCATATCAAGCGGTTGCGTCTCTTCCGCTTGACGAGAGCGACTTGAAAATCGTCAAGCCGGGATTAACTTTTGTGACCCCGGCGGAAACCCGGAGGCTTTCAAAGGAGGAAGAATTTGCCGCTGATACAAAGGGTAGGATAGTGACGGCTGCAACGGTGAAGGCGGTATCGGAAGCCGGCGCGAAAGGTCTTCGACAACCTCACACCTTGCTTCTCTGGTCGGGTGGCTTCATTTTGGCACTGATCCTTGTCAGTGGGCTGGTTTTCTGGCGCTTTAATTTGCAGCGTCTGAATCAAGACCGCCCCACTGTCGTCCCTTTCGCCGAAGTGCAAATCAAACAGTTGACAACTAAAGGTCAAGTTCGCTGGGCAGTGCTCTCACCTGACCGCAAGTTTTATGCCTACACGTTAAGCGAACGAGGCGAATACAAAGAGAGCCTGTGGTTGGGACAGACCGACGGCAGCCACGACATCCTGCTCCGCTCGCCGGATGAGGTTACCTATTCAGGTTTGGCATTTTCGCCGGATGGCAGAACGCTCTATTTTACCTTGACGGGCAAGGAAGCATCGCAAAACGGGCTGTTCAAGATGCTCGTTTTAGGGGGCGTGGCGGAAAAGCTATCCAGTGAGGTCAGCGATTACTTCGCCCTTTCGCCTGACGGAAATCAGCTCGCCTTCTTTCGTACCCACAAGGAAACCAATGTCTCCACTTTAATCATCGTCAACGCTGACGGCACAGGGGTGCGCGAACTGCTGACGCGCCCGCCCGACAAGCCTTTTTCCCCTGGACGTGTGGCTTGGTCGCCCGACGGCTCATTACTTGCGGTCGTTGCCATCAGCGATAGCTTAAAAGAGAGCCGCGAAATCTTTACGGTGCGAGTAACCGATGGGCATCTCGAACAATTAACCGCGCTCGAATGGGTTGCCATGTCAAATCTGGTTTGGCTGCGTGATGGGCGAGGGTTGATCATCGTCGCCACCGACAAGGGCGAGGCCCGCAGACATCTCTGGCGAGTTGATTATCCGGGCGGCAAGGCGCAAAGACTTTCACGCGATACCGACAGCTACGGCTCATCGTTGAGTATCTCCGCCGACGGAGATTCGCTCACTGCTGTACAAATTCGACAGGAGAGCAATATCTGGATTGCCCCGGCTGACAATTTGTCGCAAGCGCGCCAACTCACCTTCAGTTCCATCAACGGCATCATGGGTTGGTACGGGCTTGATTGGCTGCCTGGCAATCGATTGGTCTTTACGGCTGGCATTGACCGTACACTTGCCATCTATTCTATGGAGACGGACGGCAGCAACATCAAACAACTCACCTCTGCGGGGTTCCATGACCAGCGACCGAGAGTAACGGCGGATGGTCGGTTCATCATCTTTCAATCGAATCGTAGCGGCAGCAATGAAATCTGGCGTGCCCGTGTGGATGGCGGCGATCTCAAACAACTGACGACCGGCGGAGGCAATTCTGCCCCTCATCCGACGCCCGATAGCCGCTGGGTCGTTTATAGTTCAACTCGGGATGGCAAGAGTTTCATTTTCCGCGTGCCCGTCGAAGGAGGTGAGCCGGTGCGCGTCACCGACAAAGAATCTTCTTACCCTCGCGTCTCACACGACGGCAAGCTCATAGCTTGTGGTTACAGAGCCGAAGCAGGTGCCGCCGAGCAACTCGCGCTGGTGAAGATTGAAGACGGCACACTCGTCAAGTTATTTGCTGTGCCGCGCTCTGCAAGATTTGCTGATGGAATACGCTGGATGCCTGACGGCGAAGCGGTCTGTTATAGAGACCTGGTAAACGGTATCTGGCGACAAGCGATCAAAGGTGGCGCGCCGCAACGGCTTACCGGCTTGCCGGAAGAAGAGGCGTTCCCTTACGAGTGGTCACGCGATGGCAAATATTTTGCCTTCACCCGCGGCCGCTTAATCAGCGATGCCGTGTTGATTAAGGATTTCAAGTGA